AACAATTTGTTAAgagtgatgataaaggtcgcaagttgcgacaacatttagttgtcgcaatatTATGTGGTCCATTCACCATAGTTTATTCACCATGTGACCTCTGTTTTCGTTTCGTTAGTCTCCTTATGGAGTTAGTTTTAGTAGGTTTGGTTTGTCGTTAGTAGTGAATTTATGTAGAATTAGTTTGTGGGTAAATTTTTATGCGGGATCGCAATAGGGATATCAATTTTTCGAGTACATTCAGATGAATTGGTGGTAATCATCGTCGTGGCTATTACAAAACGTTAGACCCTCTCTCTCTGAAAAGGTCTCATATTCCAGCGTTATATGTGGGAGGCGTTCTACAGTGCACAATCTATTCAACGACcgtagttttgatgaaggaaacttttatttgattcaatttatcatgtatttgttagatttataTTTCTCTATGTCATATTACTCtttattattgatttaattttcctttataaataaataaattagcaTCATATAAAAACAATATAACCACAAGAATTTGATATTTCTTTTCAATTGAACTTTATCTACTTAGGTTGAGTGGATGTCCAAACGTATGTTCTAGTTTGAATTGATCGGTATTAACTATTAAGGGATGGAGATGCGGTGGTACTTAAAAACTGGGATTGAATCCCGTCCTTATAGTTTGTTGCATTGTCCTTTGTGATTATCTCCAcactaaaataataaaaattaaataaattacctAGGTTGACAGGTTTAATCAAGTGGAGTAACACATTATTACTCCTAATTGAACACTTAGTGAATATACTTGGTCAACATATATAGATATTTATGCTCGTCtgcttctgtttttttttttttttttttttttaaagttgtaGATTTATTTTATGTACGTAAttaagcatgtataaagtagtTTTTACCGGTGATATTGAAAAATTATGGCggtattctaattaaactaaaaaaaaataggTTATACGTGGCGGAAATTTTCATCTGAATGTTAATTGCACATATTACAAAAGACATGGGGTTAATTTGCTTTAATTAAAAATAGAGGGGCTAATTTGCACATGAGTGTTAAGTCTTGGGGTTAATTTGCTACTAATGCCCTTAAATCAATAATCGAGGTGGTTTAAGAGCATGGGTTGTTTTATGAAATTATGTTGATGCAAATTTTGAGGATTGGTGTTTGAGAGAGTAAAAGAATAGTAATGGCCCGACGTTTTTATTCTTGCATAGTCATGAACGTAGTATTTGATATCTAAAGGCATAAtttcaaagagaaaagggaaaaaCTTGGACTAATGTACGCTAAGTAGCTAGAtagaattaattacaattttaTAGGGATTAATTGGTAATTAAATACTTTGCGTGATTCTATTGATGTCCATGTCCTTAATTAATTATACCAAACATTTTTTTTCTATTACGGAATCATCGGATcgctttccttttttttttttttttctttttttttttcccttcttcTTTTAAATGAGGATCATACtactaggtgtacatgtaggTTATTATTAAACTAATGCATACATGAATTTGTTTACTAATAAGATTTAGattaattaatattataattaatttggtaACATCGAGTTATTAGAACACGTAGTTTGAGTGTATCAATGGAGCTAGTATTGGTCTCACGTAACTCACCTTAAAAAAGACGATGTGATCAAGACGGGTACTACGGGTAAAAGGGGTCATGTTATGCAGTCGGGTCAATTTTAAACTAAGTGCATCTAGTTGTATATTTTTGTTCATTAGATAAATTTCGCTCggtttgcaaaaaaaaaaaattcgcacACATCTAACTCTAGCTTGTAAGTGTACCCGGATAGgaatgtcaatggggcggggcggatgcggatgtaggtccctccatccccatccccacctaaaattttcatccccattcccgccccatcacccatggcgggtacaaaattcatccccatccccgccccaacgggtgtaagctaaaatccatccccgccccaccacccaactgggtatccatccccgtcttatccccgcttcatacccgcgctaatacccgcctaatttttcttatttagcaaacatttgccatatatacggagtaatcaaagttaactatagaaaaaaaatactctatgactaaagtaacctatataatcgaaaaaaatactcatcataacaaaaaaatccaaacaaaaaacataaaaatctcacctaaatttatattatcgcctaaagatgcaaataaatccaaactcaccccatcacccatggcgggtatgaagcggaGCAAGTGGGGCTGGGGCGGGACGAGTGGGGACGAggcggggcgggcggggatggggcggattcaacacaaaatccacacccgccccatcacccatggcgggtacgatttttatacccatccccgcccccatcacccgccaaacctacctccatccccgcctacttggggcggatgcgggaCGGGTCTCCTgcgaaacccgccccactgacatccctacaCCCGGATCACATCGTACAAGAAGGGGGTGGTATGTGAGTTGTGAACAAGCAAGCAAAACAAAGCCCACATCCTAACATTGCCCATTCTACAAGAGGGGATGAAATGATGAAACGTGAGTTGTGATTGTAAGCAGCAAAGCAAAGCAAAGCAAAGCCCATATGCCATATCCTAGCACAGCCCATCCTACAAAACCTCCCAAAAATAATTCCTCCTCATCTTTACCAATTACACCAACACCATTGTTTGTttggtgagagagagagaatggAAGCAATGAGTGGATTGAGCAGCCCTTGCAATTGCATTTCATCACTACCTCACtcctcctccaccaccacccGCCACCAGAACCTCCTCTTCCGCCGCAACAACCACCACCAGCAAAAATTAGCTGCATTTCACTCACAATCCCATCTTTTTTCCACAAAATGCCCTCTCATCTCTCACTCACTCCCTCGAAAAAAATCCTTCAAACCCCACATCTTCCTTCCCCACTTGGTCGCTTCCATGGtttgtttctctttaacatttatctttttcaataaaaaagcaaaaaactttcttgatttttacttttttttttgcaggaGCAAGTTGAGGAGACTTACATTATGATTAAACCAGATGGGGTTCAACGTGGCCTTGTATGTTTGTAATTTGATTGAATGAACTTATATTCGCGATGGATTTTGTTTtataatcaaaagaaaaataatgggtTTTATTGGGTTGAAGATTTGGTGAAATGGTTTGTTAATGGAATTCAATTTTTCAGGTTGGAGAGATAATTTCCAGATTTGAGAAGAAGGgttttaaattgattggattgaagATGTATCCATGCCCTAAAGAATTAGCTGAGGTATAATTCCAACTTATTCAATTCTGTATtaaccttcaaaaaaaaaatcattattaGAATTTGCTTGCTTCATTTATGAAATGAGGACATTATTTGCTTAGCTTAGAACTTTAGGTGTTCTTTCTGGAATAaatttgatgattttgttacgGTTATGCCTAATTTATGAGAATTGGTTGCTTATTTGTGAGCTTAAGAAAAACCAAGGTTTTGTTGTGGTAAGTTAAACACATTTTTCTGGTATAAAATGATAAAATGTTCCTCCAAATTTTTGTAATAATTTGGTTGTTTAGGCGGTATGTAGCTTAGGCTCGAACACGAAGAAATGTGTGTAGGGAAGGGGGGAAATGAGAAAACAGGATGTTATCAAATAGGAGTAATTGGATTCAAGGATTGTAAGCCACTTAAGTAATAAACCCTTGGCATTGCGATTTTGCGAAGATGATGACTGGAGAACACGT
This sequence is a window from Spinacia oleracea cultivar Varoflay chromosome 1, BTI_SOV_V1, whole genome shotgun sequence. Protein-coding genes within it:
- the LOC110774835 gene encoding nucleoside diphosphate kinase 2, chloroplastic translates to MEAMSGLSSPCNCISSLPHSSSTTTRHQNLLFRRNNHHQQKLAAFHSQSHLFSTKCPLISHSLPRKKSFKPHIFLPHLVASMEQVEETYIMIKPDGVQRGLVGEIISRFEKKGFKLIGLKMYPCPKELAEEHYKDLKAKSFYQKLIEYLTSGPVVCMAWEGVGVVASSRKLIGATDPLQAEPGTIRGDLAVQTGRNVVHGSDSPDNGKREIGLWFKEGEICQWTPAQAPWLRE